The genomic stretch CTCGTTTTAAAATTGAAGAAATAAAAAATGGTAACACCATATCAGCAACAAATATAGCAAAAAAGGACGGATATTCCGTTCCTTTTTTCACGTTGCTGAAAAAAAGCTTGTCAATTAATCAAAGATTTTTCCTCAACTGAGCCTGCGGAGTCTTTAGTCTAACCGCTCCAATCAACTTCTTCAAAATAAAAAAGCGTGCAATAGATGTGCTCAAACAATTAGCATCTCAATAATTTATATACTTAAAAAAGAGCAATTAATAAAGTTAGTTGGTATTCCACAAACAAATTATCTATTTTTAAAAAAATAACCTCATCAAAACAAAGAAATTTCCCATCAAATAGATCGCTTAGTAAAATTTTAACTATTGTATATTTGGCTCTATTAAAGAAGATTGTTGATTTTCTTACTAAACTAGTTAGCATGTAAGTTAAATAACGAAAGGAAGCTTTCACAGTAAATATAATTTATAAATAGGAGTTAATTTAAAGGATGAAAGGAGCTGTCTTAATGGAAGTTATTGTTCGAAAGTATAGAACAATTTTCTTTTTACTGATCATAATTGTAAATATAATTTATATAACTTTAGACAATAATAAAATTGAAACAATTACATCTATAATATCTTTAACGATTGCCTCTATACTTTATATTATAAAATTGAGATATGACAATAAGGGCAAAGAAAGCAATTAGCAGTACGGTGATTGTTTAACTAACACCGTGCTTTTATAAGAGTCCTAAACGTTGACTTAATTTGACAACATTTTTTAGAGCAAAAATCTCCAATTTAACAGAGCCTTATATTTAAACACTTTGAAATAGGGACGGGTATTCCTCCCTTTTTTATGAAATACATTCTAAGAATTCATTTAAAGATGAAAACATTACTTCAGGGTCCCAATCTCCTTCAGAGTTACCTACTAAAGAATTACCTTGATTGTCTACACTGTATCCTAATTGACCTTCTTCAAATTCATTTTTTGAAAATAAGTGAATCGATATAAACTCAATTTCAGGGTCATCAACTTTCAACTCTATTTCTAGACTTTCCAATTCTTCAATCTTATTTAGAATTACCTCTAATTCTTTATTTAACAAATTGTTTCCCTCCGAAGATGAAGTAAGTAGAATCCTTTACTATTATAAGCCAACTTTTTACTGTTTATTAAGTCAATTAGACAAAGTCACATTGTAATATTTCTTTTAAGCTTTTAATAAAGTTAAAATAAAATTAATTTTGGAGTCTACATTATGAAATATAATAAAGATCACATCCATTTAATAGTAGTAATTGGATTCACGATTTTACAATTTTTCTTGCAACTCTCGGAAAATATGTTCTTCGCTTTGATTTGCATTTATACATTAGTAGCATTAATTTTCATAGAAAAAAATTCTGTTCAATCAATTTATAAATATATTATTTTTATTATGTTTCTCTTTTTAATTCATATATTGCTTTCATAATCTAACGAAATTTAAACAATATTTACTTATTTATTTGCATTTTATCATTTTTTCTAAAGAGTAATGATCCTAAAAATAGGACAAGTCCAACACAAAAACCAACAATTAAATTTGTAAAAATTTCATCTTCTCTTATATATTTAATGATTAAATATACAGCAAAAAACAACATCGTAATGACACCGAAATACATTAATACATCCTTTACTTTAACCATTTATATGCAGTCACTCCTTTCCAATTAGTAAAAAGATAGACAATAACAATTATTCGTTAAGTATCAACAGTAGTCCTATATTAAAAAATAGTCATTCAAAAAAAAGATAAGCTAACTAAAGCTTATCTTTCATTTTGTAAATAGTTTAACGCCTTTTGCGTCTTTTCAATATAGTCTTGATCATTGTTTGAACACATAAATTTTATATTTTTTTGACCAGATTCAGATAACTGGTCTTTCTCACCAAGTAATTGAATTAATCTTTTTACTGTACCATTACTTCCATCAACGATTTGAATATCTTCAGGTAAAATCTTTTTTAATATGTTTTTATAAAATGGATAATGGGTACAGCCCAGAACGATTGTTCCATACTGCTCAATCTTAAATAATGAAAGTTTACTTTTAAAATAATCAATCATTAAATCTTCATCAAAGTTTAACTCCTCACAATAATGAACAAGCTCTGGTAATGGAAGTGAGTCTACAATACTAAGGTCGTCCACTCTTGAAATAAGCTCATTATATTTTGTTTGCTTTAACGTTAATGGCGTAGCAAAAACTAATACTCGCTTTCCAGTTGTTCTGTTCATTTCAACGGCTGGTTTTACAGCCGGCTCCATACCGATAATTGGAAAGTCATACAATTCTCTTAATTCATTTACTGCAATACTTGTCGCCGTATTACAAGCAATCACTAGTGCTTTCACATCTTCTTTAATAATCATTTCAACTGATTTTTTTACAAATGCACTTACCTCTTCCTTAGACTTAGTCCCATATGGAACGTGAAGCGTATCTGCAAAATATAAAAATTCTTCATTTGGTAATTTTTTTAATGCCTCATTTAAGACAGTTAACCCACCAATTCCTGAGTCAAAAAAAGCTATTCTCATTTTAATTCACCTAATAATTTTAATTTAATGAAGTCTTTTGTGAATATGTCTACAAATCATAACATTCCCTTATAAGGACAAAATTCACAAATATATAATACTAAATTAACCTAATTATGGTAGAATGTAAACTTTTCAGAAAATAATTAACTCGACTCAATAGCACGTTTATTCGTACTGGTTGATTTTCTGTTCTAATCGTAAGCAAATAAATTTCTCCCTTCAATCTATTTTTAATAAAACTATTTCAATCCTATTAAAATTATCTTTATAATAAAGTACATGGTTCATAGATCAAATACAAGGTGGTAAATTAAATGCAAGATGAATTACTTAAAATTTTTGATGAATCTGGTAAACATATAGGAGTAGCACCTCGAAGTGAAGTACATAAAAAGGGATTATGGCACGAAACTTTTCATTGTTGGTTACTTAGTGTAGAAAATAAACAAGCTTCAATCTATTTTCAAATTCGTAGTCACCACAAAAAAGATTATCCGAACTTATTTGATATTACGGCTGCTGGTCACTTATTATTTACTGAAACTGTTGAAGATGGTTTAAGAGAAGTTAAAGAGGAACTTGGAATAGAAGTAAAAATGGATGATGTGATCTCTCTTGGCATTATAAAAAATTCAATCATTTTAGAAACAATTATTGATCATGAATTAAGTCATGTATTTTTACTAAAAAGCGATAAACCTTTTACTAATTTCAATCTTCAAAAAGAAGAGGTCTCTGGGATCGTGAAAGCTGATTTTAATCATTTTTATCAGTTCGCTCATGGTTTAAGAGATACAATTCTAGTTGAAGGATTTCAAATAACAGAAGCTGATGAAAAAATTCCGATTCAAAAAAGTGTCGATAAGAATCAGTTTGTTTCCCACGAAAATAATTATCTTATTGATGTAGTTGAATTAATTAATAAACAACTTAAAGGTTATTAAGTAAAAAAAGCAGTCTCAGGAAGTCTAATTTAGACGATAGAGACTGCTTTTTTCATATTTTTACTAAATGTTTATAAAACGTAAAACGATGAGCACCCATTTCTTTTTCAAAACAGAAATAAAGTCTACTATTTTGTTCGGTAACCTCTTGAAGATTGCTTTCATTAGTTTTACACACTTATTACATTTTCTCCAGTTTCAGCTTCTCTTTTAAATAGTCTTGAATACACACCTTCAATCTCTAATAACGAGTGATGAGTACCTTCTTCAACTACTTTCCCGTTCTCTAGTACAACAATTCGATCGGCTGTTAATACTGT from Arthrobacter citreus encodes the following:
- the murI gene encoding glutamate racemase; the encoded protein is MRIAFFDSGIGGLTVLNEALKKLPNEEFLYFADTLHVPYGTKSKEEVSAFVKKSVEMIIKEDVKALVIACNTATSIAVNELRELYDFPIIGMEPAVKPAVEMNRTTGKRVLVFATPLTLKQTKYNELISRVDDLSIVDSLPLPELVHYCEELNFDEDLMIDYFKSKLSLFKIEQYGTIVLGCTHYPFYKNILKKILPEDIQIVDGSNGTVKRLIQLLGEKDQLSESGQKNIKFMCSNNDQDYIEKTQKALNYLQNER
- a CDS encoding NUDIX domain-containing protein, producing the protein MQDELLKIFDESGKHIGVAPRSEVHKKGLWHETFHCWLLSVENKQASIYFQIRSHHKKDYPNLFDITAAGHLLFTETVEDGLREVKEELGIEVKMDDVISLGIIKNSIILETIIDHELSHVFLLKSDKPFTNFNLQKEEVSGIVKADFNHFYQFAHGLRDTILVEGFQITEADEKIPIQKSVDKNQFVSHENNYLIDVVELINKQLKGY